Proteins from a genomic interval of Corynebacterium deserti GIMN1.010:
- a CDS encoding SRPBCC domain-containing protein, with the protein MSSEPLEISTFGFISRSPIQVFEAIADHRQLERYFTTGGSSGRLIAGSTVYWDFADFPGAFPVKVLAAEPAELIEISWGPVDALRAVSFRLEPYRDFTRTKLTITEGPWPFTAAGAQEAMGSQMGWTGMLAALKVWLEHGVHLRDDFYK; encoded by the coding sequence TTGTCGTCCGAACCTTTAGAGATTTCCACCTTCGGTTTCATTTCCCGAAGCCCGATCCAGGTCTTTGAGGCCATCGCCGACCACCGGCAACTCGAACGCTACTTCACCACCGGGGGTTCCTCCGGGCGACTCATCGCTGGTTCCACTGTCTACTGGGATTTCGCGGATTTCCCCGGCGCGTTCCCCGTGAAGGTGCTGGCTGCGGAACCCGCCGAGTTGATTGAAATCTCATGGGGGCCTGTCGACGCACTGCGCGCCGTGAGTTTTCGGTTGGAGCCGTATCGCGATTTCACTCGCACCAAACTCACCATCACAGAAGGCCCCTGGCCGTTTACCGCTGCAGGTGCACAGGAGGCGATGGGCAGCCAAATGGGCTGGACGGGCATGCTCGCAGCACTGAAAGTATGGCTGGAACACGGCGTGCATCTTCGCGACGACTTTTATAAATAG
- a CDS encoding carbohydrate ABC transporter permease has translation MSKRTKGLILNYAGVVFILFWGLAPFYWMVITALRDSKHTFDTTPWPTHVTLDNFRDALATDKGNNFLAAIGNSLFISITTTLIAVIVGVFTAYALARLDFPGKGIVTGIILAASMFPGIALVTPLFQLFGDLNWIGSYQALIIPNISFALPLTIYTLVSFFRQLPWELEEAARVDGASRGQAFRLILLPLAAPALFTTAILAFIATWNEFMLARQLSTTSTEPVTVAIARFSGPSSFEYPYAAVMAAGALVTIPLIIMVLIFQRRIVSGLTAGGVKA, from the coding sequence ATGAGCAAACGCACCAAAGGCCTCATTCTTAACTACGCCGGTGTGGTGTTCATCCTCTTCTGGGGACTCGCCCCGTTCTATTGGATGGTCATCACCGCGCTGCGCGATTCCAAGCACACCTTCGACACCACCCCCTGGCCAACGCATGTCACCCTGGACAATTTCCGCGATGCACTAGCCACCGACAAGGGCAACAATTTCCTGGCGGCGATCGGCAACTCGCTGTTCATCAGCATCACCACCACGCTGATCGCCGTGATCGTCGGAGTCTTCACCGCCTACGCCCTCGCCCGCCTTGACTTCCCCGGCAAAGGCATTGTCACCGGCATCATCCTGGCGGCCTCCATGTTCCCCGGCATCGCTCTGGTCACCCCACTATTCCAGCTCTTCGGCGACCTTAATTGGATCGGCAGCTACCAAGCGCTCATCATCCCCAATATTTCCTTCGCCCTGCCGCTGACAATTTATACCCTCGTGTCATTTTTCCGACAGCTTCCATGGGAATTAGAAGAAGCAGCGCGTGTAGACGGCGCCTCCCGTGGCCAAGCTTTCCGCCTTATTCTCCTCCCCTTGGCAGCGCCAGCGCTGTTCACCACCGCGATTTTGGCCTTCATTGCCACCTGGAATGAATTCATGTTGGCTCGTCAGCTCTCCACCACGTCCACCGAACCAGTCACCGTGGCGATCGCCCGTTTCTCCGGCCCCAGTTCCTTTGAATACCCTTATGCCGCCGTCATGGCAGCCGGCGCGCTGGTGACCATCCCATTGATCATCATGGTGCTCATCTTCCAACGTCGCATCGTCTCTGGCCTCACCGCAGGTGGCGTGAAGGCCTAA
- a CDS encoding carbohydrate ABC transporter permease: MANLKQARSAAWLIAPAMVVLAVVIGYPIVRAVWLSFQADKGLDPTTGLFTDGGFAGLDNYLYWLTQRCMGADGTVRVCPPGTLATDFWPALRITLFFTVITVGLETILGICMALIMNKEFRGRALVRAAVLIPWAIPTAVTAKLWQFIFAPQGIINSLFGLNISWTTDPWAARAAVILADVWKTTPFMALLILAGLQMIPKETYEAARVDGATAWQQFTKITLPLVRPALMVAVLFRTLDALRMYDLPVIMISSSSNSPTAVISQLVVEDMRQNNFNSASALSTLIFLLIFFVAFIMIRFLGADVSGQRGMKKKKLGGVRNPAKKPAPVRENRSLVSAKEDRAS, encoded by the coding sequence ATGGCCAACCTAAAGCAGGCCCGGAGCGCTGCCTGGCTCATTGCCCCCGCCATGGTGGTTCTTGCGGTGGTGATTGGATATCCCATCGTCCGCGCAGTGTGGCTGTCTTTCCAGGCAGATAAAGGCCTCGATCCCACTACTGGATTGTTCACCGACGGTGGCTTCGCGGGCTTAGACAATTATCTCTACTGGCTTACCCAACGATGCATGGGCGCCGACGGCACCGTCCGCGTGTGCCCTCCCGGCACCTTGGCCACCGACTTCTGGCCAGCACTGCGCATCACTTTGTTCTTCACCGTGATCACCGTCGGATTGGAAACCATCCTCGGTATCTGCATGGCATTGATCATGAACAAGGAATTCCGCGGACGCGCACTCGTCCGTGCTGCCGTACTTATCCCATGGGCAATCCCCACCGCTGTGACCGCAAAGCTATGGCAGTTCATCTTCGCCCCACAAGGCATCATCAACTCACTGTTTGGCCTCAACATCAGTTGGACCACCGATCCGTGGGCAGCTAGAGCCGCCGTCATTCTTGCCGACGTCTGGAAAACCACCCCATTTATGGCACTACTCATCCTCGCGGGTCTGCAAATGATCCCGAAGGAAACCTACGAAGCAGCACGTGTGGATGGTGCAACCGCCTGGCAGCAATTCACCAAGATCACCCTCCCTCTGGTGCGCCCAGCACTCATGGTGGCAGTGCTCTTCCGCACACTTGATGCGCTGCGCATGTACGACCTCCCAGTCATCATGATCTCCAGCTCCTCCAATTCGCCTACCGCGGTGATCTCTCAGTTGGTTGTCGAGGACATGCGCCAAAACAACTTCAACTCCGCCTCTGCGCTTTCTACGCTCATCTTCCTGCTCATCTTCTTCGTGGCGTTCATTATGATTCGATTCCTCGGCGCCGATGTCTCAGGACAGCGCGGCATGAAGAAAAAGAAACTAGGTGGTGTTCGAAACCCCGCCAAGAAACCCGCACCTGTTAGAGAAAACAGATCGCTTGTCTCAGCAAAGGAGGATCGCGCATCATGA
- a CDS encoding dihydrofolate reductase family protein has translation MAIIYNTASTLNGFIADKDNSLQWLFNIPDSDTASEDFGNFLANVGTIVMGSTTYEWLLKDLHLINNPHKWTEVYGDRSTWVFSSRNLATPEGIPVNVVNGDVADVLPAILEKTPENTDIWIVGGGDLAGQFFDAGALDRIILTMAPVFLDEGQPAMPRRIESDRLRTVNVREVGQFTEITLETI, from the coding sequence ATGGCGATCATCTATAACACCGCGTCCACGCTCAACGGCTTTATCGCAGACAAAGACAACTCCCTGCAATGGCTTTTCAACATCCCCGACAGCGACACTGCCTCTGAAGATTTCGGCAATTTCTTGGCCAACGTTGGCACCATCGTCATGGGATCCACCACTTATGAATGGCTTCTCAAGGACCTCCATCTCATCAACAACCCCCACAAGTGGACCGAAGTGTATGGCGATCGCTCCACGTGGGTATTTAGCAGCAGGAACTTGGCAACCCCAGAAGGAATACCCGTCAACGTAGTGAATGGAGATGTCGCCGATGTTCTCCCCGCCATACTAGAAAAGACTCCAGAGAACACTGATATTTGGATCGTCGGTGGTGGCGATCTGGCAGGACAGTTCTTTGACGCGGGTGCACTCGATAGGATCATCTTGACCATGGCGCCAGTGTTTCTCGATGAAGGCCAGCCCGCAATGCCCCGCCGGATCGAAAGTGACCGCCTCCGCACCGTAAATGTCCGCGAAGTTGGACAATTCACCGAGATCACTCTGGAGACGATTTAA
- a CDS encoding VOC family protein, which produces MGIKRLDNVAIVVADLDEAIEFFSTLGMELDGRAFVEGEFADISVGLPGIKSEIAVLQTPDGHSRVELSQYLNPKPILVDPTAQNTVGVHRLMFAVDNIEQTLDAIGAEPINGIADYENTYRLCYLRGPSGILVALAQEI; this is translated from the coding sequence ATGGGTATCAAGAGATTAGACAATGTGGCTATCGTCGTGGCGGATTTGGATGAGGCAATAGAGTTTTTTAGCACACTAGGCATGGAACTTGATGGCCGAGCATTTGTGGAAGGGGAGTTTGCAGATATCTCTGTTGGGTTGCCTGGAATCAAAAGTGAGATCGCGGTGCTGCAAACCCCGGATGGGCACTCACGGGTTGAATTGTCGCAATACCTCAACCCGAAACCGATCCTGGTTGATCCGACTGCACAAAACACCGTGGGTGTGCACCGGCTGATGTTTGCCGTGGACAATATTGAGCAGACACTTGATGCAATTGGGGCGGAACCAATTAATGGGATCGCTGACTATGAGAACACGTATCGCCTGTGTTATCTGCGTGGTCCCTCAGGAATTTTGGTGGCCTTGGCGCAAGAGATTTAG